AGCCCAAAGAAAAATCGCAGTCGCTTATGACAAAGCGTTTGAGCAGGAGAATCTTGGCCCCACCACGTTGGTGAATGGTGAGCAAACCATGCAGGCGGTCACCGAGGCTATCTTGAAACACATCGAAGCACTGGTAAAACCATGAATTCATCATCTACCGCTAAGCCCAAGGCAGCGCTCATCATCATTGGAGCCGAAGTACTCTCCGGCAAGGTATCCGACCTCAACAGCCCCTATCTCATCCGTGAACTCCGAGTCCGAGGAGTAGAACTTACCGAAATCAGAACCATCGGTGATGATATCGAAACCATTGCTGATTGCGTCGCTCAATTATCCCCAACCAATGATTATCTCTTCACCACCGGTGGCATCGGCCCAACCCATGACGATGTGACCATCGAAGGCGTGGCCAAAGGCTTGGACTGCTCCATTTCGAGGCACGAGATGCTTGAAGCCAGCCTACGTAAGCACTTTGGCGACCGCCTCAATGAGAGTCGGCTAAAACTGGCGGATGTTCCCGAAGGGGCTTATGTTGAGATGGTTACACCCGTTTTACCGCTGATTCGCGCTAAAAACGTATTTATCTTCCCTGGAGTCCCTGAGCTGATGGAGCAATCCTTTCAACATATGGCACATGAGCTCAAAGGCGCGCCTTTTATATCGCGCCACGTTAAAGTCCGAGGTTCTGAATCGGCCATGGCTGATCACCTCCGCGACGTACAAAGCACGAATCCCGCAGTACAAATTGGTTCGTACCCGCGTTTTCTTGAGGACGGATGTGAGGTTAAGATAACGGTAGACGGAAGATTAGAAAACGAAGTTGATAAGGCCCTTGAGGAAATCATCACTGGACTAGAACAAGAGCGCATTATTCATCAGAAGTAGATGAGCAAGCGTTAGTTCACAACGAGGCAGCAAAGCTCATGGATCAGGCCCCCGAAAGGCTGCAAAATTATGAACTGATTCGTAAGCTCGCATCAGGTGGCATGGCCGAGGTCTTTCTTGCGAAGCAAAAGAGTGTAGGCGGTTTTGAACGCCTCGTTTGTATCAAATGCATTCTTCCGCACCTAAGTGAACAACACGACTTCATTACGATGTTTCATGACGAAGCACGAATTGTGGCCAACTTCAGCCATCCCAATATCGCACAAATTATCGAAATAGGAATGGACGATGGGCGTGCTTTTATCGCCATGGAATACGTTAAGGGCGAGGACCTGCGTACTCTCTACAATCTTCAAGCTAAGCTTGGAGAACCCGTTCCATTGGTCTACGCGGCCCATATCACTCAAAGCGTTGCCGCCGGCCTAGACTATGCGCACGCACGAACAGACCTAGAGGGAAAACCGTTGGGTATTGTTCACCGCGACATCAGCCCACAAAACATTTTGGTCAGCCAAGACGGTCACGTAAAGGTCATTGATTTTGGTGTAGCGAAAGCTGCCAATAAAGTGAATGAAACACGAGTAGGCGTCCTTAAGGGGAAATATGCTTATATGTCTCCTGAGCAAGCAATGGGCGACCCCATCGATGGCCGAACCGATGTTTTTGCATTGGCCATCACGCTCTACGAAATAACAACGGGAGCACGACTCTTTAAGCGCAAGAACGAGCTAGAAACACTGCATGCAGTCATTGAATGCGAGATTACACCGCCATCAAATATCATTGCAGGCTACGATAGCGAACTTGAGAAGATATTATTAAAAGCCCTCGCCCATGAGCCCAATGACCGTTATCAAACGGCTGGCGAACTTGAAGCTGCACTCCAAACTTACCTCGTCTCCAAAGATTATCACGCACGCCCTAATATTCTCGCGGATTACCTTACGCGTTTGCAGCAGAGCGACTCATCAGAGCCCGAGCCTATATTGGATACTGATGTATCGGTTGATGGATTAACAAAATCTCAAGTTGCGACAGTTGCGAATAAATTTGTCGCGGCCGCGGCAGACGTGGTTCCGGAGTCAGTCCAAGATCCTGCGCCCATGTCTTTCGACGCGGGACAGATGGATGCTGGAACCATTAAACTCGAAGAACCTGAACAACCTTCTGAACCTCCGGAAGAGTTTGCCGATTCGGATGAAACTCAGGTGGTCAACCGACCGCAGACGCTGACCGCTCCATTAGGAGATCCTGAAGCCACTGTGGTGAAGCAAATGTTCGGAAATCAAGCATCCCGTAAGGCAGTCAAAAAACCGCAAACCTCAACGGCCGTTGCCTTACTAAGCGTTACGCTGGGTCTTTTGCTTACCTTGGGTGGGCTATATTGGAAACGTTCTCAAGAACCGGCTCAAGTCGTCAGGTCAGGACCCGTTATCGTCGAGTCTAAGCCTCCAGGTGCCAGCGTTATTTTTCACGGCCCCGGCTCTCGGGCCTGGAACAACAAATATCTCGACGAAAAAACCCCAATCATTATTGAAGAAGGACTGCCCTCGAGCTCAGGTTGGTCGGTGACATTAAAAAAGGCGGGGTTTGAAGATGTCCTTATTTCACTCCCTACTTTTGATCCGGCCCCAAGCCCCGCCACGGTCACCATCCCGTTAAGAATCGAATACGACATCAAGAACCAAGGCACAGTCACCCTCATCTCCGATCCTCCAGGTG
The window above is part of the Deltaproteobacteria bacterium genome. Proteins encoded here:
- a CDS encoding serine/threonine protein kinase → MDQAPERLQNYELIRKLASGGMAEVFLAKQKSVGGFERLVCIKCILPHLSEQHDFITMFHDEARIVANFSHPNIAQIIEIGMDDGRAFIAMEYVKGEDLRTLYNLQAKLGEPVPLVYAAHITQSVAAGLDYAHARTDLEGKPLGIVHRDISPQNILVSQDGHVKVIDFGVAKAANKVNETRVGVLKGKYAYMSPEQAMGDPIDGRTDVFALAITLYEITTGARLFKRKNELETLHAVIECEITPPSNIIAGYDSELEKILLKALAHEPNDRYQTAGELEAALQTYLVSKDYHARPNILADYLTRLQQSDSSEPEPILDTDVSVDGLTKSQVATVANKFVAAAADVVPESVQDPAPMSFDAGQMDAGTIKLEEPEQPSEPPEEFADSDETQVVNRPQTLTAPLGDPEATVVKQMFGNQASRKAVKKPQTSTAVALLSVTLGLLLTLGGLYWKRSQEPAQVVRSGPVIVESKPPGASVIFHGPGSRAWNNKYLDEKTPIIIEEGLPSSSGWSVTLKKAGFEDVLISLPTFDPAPSPATVTIPLRIEYDIKNQGTVTLISDPPGAHVRIDGNDLMQVTPIQDWETSSKDEHEVEMILPGYLPHYEVFKVETDSHLSIRVELELESAQLDADYVGSQSKQDHIKHGYLTVRAPTRMRVFIDGKLSGVTPLKRRVLTVGEHQIEIRNAQSGLKLVRTTRIRPGSTSLVSISKKKGFVSINAKPWAKFKIGALAPKETPFRAPLLEGEYAIRFECPDGHTLTRDVSIKPGRTTPVVVDCEAE
- a CDS encoding competence/damage-inducible protein A, translated to MNSSSTAKPKAALIIIGAEVLSGKVSDLNSPYLIRELRVRGVELTEIRTIGDDIETIADCVAQLSPTNDYLFTTGGIGPTHDDVTIEGVAKGLDCSISRHEMLEASLRKHFGDRLNESRLKLADVPEGAYVEMVTPVLPLIRAKNVFIFPGVPELMEQSFQHMAHELKGAPFISRHVKVRGSESAMADHLRDVQSTNPAVQIGSYPRFLEDGCEVKITVDGRLENEVDKALEEIITGLEQERIIHQK